The Malus domestica chromosome 17, GDT2T_hap1 genome contains the following window.
AGGACATCATGATGACAAATGATGTCGTTGGCTCGAAGAAAAGGGAGAAAGGCTAAGGctaagttttcttttctttggcaTTTTTTCAATGGCAGAAattgtttggttgttttttCACTCATATTGGTTGCCTTTGAAGCAAGTTGCTGGAGACATTGGAGGAGTTTGTGAGGGCCAATTTGTTGAGTTCTGCAAAGGTTTGGATAGTGAGACATCACACTATTTTGGATACACCACTTGCACTGCAAAACATTTGTGTGGAACCCTCTTGTAGAAGGCAAGTTATATGCTTTCTAACTTTGTTTGGTCTATGgacatttggttggatttgtttGCCATTGTTATTTAGTTTGTTGGTCTCCATCATCTGCAATTAGTTTTCTTGAAGACTCCAGTTGAGGTATGGTTTTGGATCTCCTActgattatttgaatttgaaatatttGGTTATCCTATTGGTGCTCATGTGATGATGGAAAACTTGAGTGAAGGGCATAATATTGATATTCATAGGATCTGAATTTGGGTGAAAGGTTTTTTATGTGGTATGTTAAACCTTGTTGCCAAATTTTGAAATCAGTTTTGACTTGGAGAATGTGCCATGCTATGTGAATGAGTCTATTGGTGCAGTTTAAGACCATGGTGTTTGTGAGTAGGTGGAGTTCGTTGTGTGTCCAACTTTGGTATGGTGTGCTTGATCTTTTGTTGGTGATATTGAAGAATTTCAGTTCTTCGTTTAAATCACCTTTGTTTTGATCAAGGCACttatggtttgcaaatttggagaAGACGGTAGAGAAATGTTTACTTTCGTTGGCTTTGGTACAGTTTGAGTTGAGGTGGAAATTGTTATGAGTACCGGAAAGTTTGGGGAATTTGATTTAGTTCTCGTTGTCTTTAGTTTGTACTTTGGGTGCTTATGGTGATTGTTGATTCGATTCTCTATGATGTTTTCGAaatttggccaaggtggagattgttggatagTGGCCAAATTAGTGGCCAACTTGGCATTCACTTTCGGCTAGTaaattaaacaaagaaaattttGGTGGACATCATCATGAGTAAAGACACaatgattatgtttgttgaaaagaaaaaggaaggtcatgatgatgtttgtcaTTCCTTTACTTTGGATTTTTTATTGGTTGCTTTTGTATGGATAAAGGTTGCAGCCGAATGTGGGAGGGAAGGGGGGAGCGGCAGATGAGAGAAACCagggagagcattcggctctcccatttGAATATGAGCTGCTCGTTCCCACCATTTGTAATAATCCCATTTTGTTAGTAATCACTCAATCAAAGATGTTGGTGCTACTTGTGTAGCTTTTGGGAaagaaggattttgatatgtgtttcttcttctccatttgtttcttagtttgagtgagagctattgattgtatgtgggatttgggtttgagagttaaaattctatttgtaatctccttttgatattagtggaatttcctcgcTGTCTCGGAACTGGATGTAGGCTTATGCCGAACCAATATAAATCCTTgtgttttggattatttgtcttgtcatattttgccgttgtaacttattggtttcatatttgacgcttccGCGCAACAGTTGCCGCATATACACTTTCTTACTCAAAGAACCATGTAGGTACACATTTTGAACATCAAGTTGATTAATAGGCCAATTAAAATGCATATCAATTGATTGAATTAACCTGACACTAGCATGATTGTGTTTTTATATAGTAGAATTTGACTTTCTATCAATTACATGTGTCTCTGAATCTTAACATAGATCGGGAAATTGTTTAAGTAAAACACAGTAATTCTCTTTCTCAAGTCTCAATCAATGTCTCACTACAGAGTCTACGAtggctctctttcttcttgcaTTGCATCCTCTGCTGCTTTTTTGCCTTCAACATTCACCTTTATGGTTTAAAGTACTTAGTTAGAGAGCAAGGAGAGACGTAATAAAATGATGCAAGGGACTAAATTGGAACTATATTTCCTTGACAAGTGAAATTTCCATTAGTAAGAAGTTTGTCACAATAAAAGTAAGCATTAATCTTGCACAATCCATCCTAATCATTAAACATCACGGAAAAATATCTTTAAAAGAATAAGTGACATCGTTCCAGTAAGAGGAAATTGACGGATGAGACTACATATGAGGAAAATGCAAATAGAGAAAGTTAAAATACATGCCATGCTTAATCAAGACTAATGCTATTGGAGCAATGTCCCGAGTTTTCGTTAAGGCTCATGTCAAAAATTTCTTCAGTGAATTCTTCCAAGTTAGCACCATCTTTCTCTAAAGctaaacataaaaggaaaaaaaatgataatataAAATTTACCTTATTTGCCAAAAAGCCAATCTCTAGTACATAGCAAGGCTTAAATGGTTTCAGGCAACAAAGAACGGTTTCAGTacaataatgtaagtgtaaagAATTTGTAGGGAAAATGTTTTACGATAATTTTGTTAGTGATATACCTATAAAATCAAAGCTGATGGCAACTAGTAGAACTGGACTTAGTGCACTTTATGTTCTTGTGTCATTTTATGTTATGGAACCACTTTTAGTTTTTCAGTATATTACTAAAGGGAAATGATAAacacacttttttttcttttacacattatctattctaaaattgATGAGGTATTTGACTATAGCTTAGCTACAGTCACAAGTTTGCCCTTTGATTTTACCTTATTTATAGCAATAGGCATAGGATTTGGGGTTGGGTTTATGCATTAATTTGGGCTGAAAGTGGGTTGTGGGGTGTAAAGCCATCTCCCAACtgatggctggccagagggcttgttttagccctctagccctccaagatatcaatattttaatgaacaatacagggtcatatttgcctccatctccaatcgagggccaaagggccatatggCACGTTTtggccctgtcacaaaaaattgtcgccaaccgagggccaaacataatttattatttaaaaactaccaCTTAAATTCATATCCAACGGCTAAGTGATGTCAGCATGACGTTAACTAGCCGTTGGTAGCTGACATCATGTTGACGTTAGCTAGCCgctggatttgaatttttttttttttgctataaatagagtgGATATggggctataattcacacaacttcgaattcaatctatttcaattcaagtttgcaatgaattccaactttggatcctcttcggattccaactgggggtcctcatccaattccaaattggaagaaaaatgggtGCAAATAAGACGATaagatgaggagtctgatgaagaaCTTCAAGTAAGGCGCAACAAACAAAACTGAGTAGCAGCCATGGTTGCGGCCATGGTGTGTCAACCAATTGAGGAATAACCTTATTAGAGTGGCTCTATTGTTGGTCactcttacaaaccacgaagCAAAACGATGACATATACCAATCtaatgaacaactacttcaactCCAACTCGTTGTACACATAAGAGGATTTCAAACTTCACTTCCGGATGAGGCGTTATGTCTTCAAGCGTTTACTTCGTGATGTCCAGcaggtcaatccatactttcAACAGAAGTGGGACAGAGCAGGCCGCCCTGATttcacctcatcagaaggttactGTTGCCCTCCGAATGATGGCCTATGGCTCGCCAGCTGattcgatggatgaaacccatggtatgtctaagtctacatgccttgatactcttGAACAATTCTGTGACATAATTGTTCAGGTTTACAAAGACGAGTACCTCCGcgagccaaatcaagaagatctgaATAGAGCTGAAGATCGTGGGTTTccgggcatgatagggtcattagactgcatacattaggattggaagaactgtcccacCGGATGGTAATGAGGCTTTAGCGAaaggtcgagaaagccaactgttgtgttagaggcggttgcctcatatgacacatggatctggcatgctttctttggcgtccctggatcccaaaatgacattattgTTCTTGGGCCCTCAACCCTCTTTAATCACCTAACGAAAGGTAAAACACCTTAACTTGATTACGACATCAACGACCGTcaatacaatatggggtattacttggcagatggcatctaccaaaagtgggcgacacttgtccaagcaattataaaccctaggaatgacgcggaaaagttgtttaccttacatCAAGAGGCATACCAGAAatatgttgagagagctttcggtattctacaagcaTAGTGGAAGATCATTAGCAAACCAGTAAaagggtggagtcgagaaaatttggactccatcatgatgccttgcatcatattacacaatatgatagtggaggatgagcgagatgggtatattgatggagagtctgatgacgaccaagaagatccaaataggtcaagaagggctcatgcaaaaatatatgatgggcctaatttgcctttcaatccaagagctggtagtatctctataaataagtatataaggcgctatagaatgataAATTCTCGTgtcacaaacaagtacctacaacaggatcttATTGCACATCTTTGGGTCAAAAGAAACATAGAGTAGGCGTTTAAGtctaaatgtttttaaaaatgttgtttaagtttcatgttgttaaatgttttttttttatgttgtataatttttatgttggttaatgttatttaacgttgtttcatattgtttaatattgtctcatgttacttaatttaatttaagggtaaaagactgtttactaccctgatatttcgtggttttcaacatttagtacatcaagttttttttattccaGAGTCATACTTAAAgtattaattttgggacagtctcatatatCTGTTAGTAAAACTATTaattctcccgttaagtgatgacatgtagcccatgtggacaatgactggacaccatgtgtcattaaaaatattaaaacaattaattaaataataaaaaaaaaccattccTTCTCCCCCCTCAcccccaacccagaagaagaagaagaaggaggaagaacaaaaacaaaataaataaataaacaatctgcaacccagaagaaggtagaagaagaagaagggaaaaataaataaataaaaataacaaaaagccgaatctgcaacccagaagaagaagaatgaggaggaagaagaagaagaagaagaaggaaaaaaaactaaaaatgaatctgtaacccagaagaagaagaaggaggaagaaaaggaaagaagaagaagaagaacaaggaaaaaaaatagccGAATctacaacccagaagaagaagaagaagaaggaggaaaaaggaaaaaaaaacgaatctgcaacccagaagaagaaggagggggaagaaaaggaatgagaaagaaggaggaagaagaagaagaagaagaagaagaagggaaaaaaaacaaacaaacaaaaagcgAATCTACAacccaaaagaagatgaaggagggagaaggaagaagaagaagaaggaaaaaaaaatcgaatctgcaaccaagaagaagaagaagaagaagaagaagggggaggaggaaaaaaaggaatgaggaaggaggaagaagaaggaaaaaaaaatcgaatatgcaaccaagaagaagaagaaggaaaaaaaatcgaatctgtaacccagaagaagaagaagaagaaggcggaagaaggaggaagaagaagaagaagaagaagaagaagaaagaaaaaaaaaattgaatctgcaacctagaagaagaataagaagaaagaaaaaaaaaatcgaatatGCAAcctagaggaagaagaagaagaagaagaagaagaagaagaaggagaagaaagaggaagaagaagaagaagaagaagaagaagaagaagaagaagaagaagaagaaaattcgaATTTGTAAcccagaagaggaagaggaaaaagaaggaggagaagggTTGGGTGTGCGGGGAAGGTGAGTACAGGTTGCCGAGTAGAGAAGGGAAGGTGGTGGTGCAGgtgcagaagagagaagggagggaaggAGAGGGTTGTAGAAGAGGGAAGGGAAGGACAGGGTGAGGGTGCAGGGAAGACAAAGAGGTGGGTGATGGGAGGGTGGGCACGGGTCGgatttggggaagatgaaggttttttttttaattttttaatttatatatatattaattatatttatttatttttaattttcacgtggcgcccaatcattgtTCACGTCACAGTTAATGggaaacttaacagtttgactaacggatgtatgagactgtcccaaaatttacgctttaggtatgactctaagATGAAAAAaccttgatgtactaaatgttgaaaactatgAAACATGAGGgcagtaaacagtcttttacccttcaTTTAATGTCGTATAAtaacttaggaagttataggaaaaaaatagaatttattaaaaaaaaaatatgaaacaaattttgtaaaatagaagttataggaaaaaaataaaatttaaaaaaaaatatgaaacaattttgtaaaatagaagttataggaaaaaaaatggaatttagaaaaaaaaatatgaaacaaattttgtgaaatagaagttataggaaaaaatggaatttaaaaaaaaatatgaaacaaattttgtaaaatagaagttataggaaaaaaatagaatttaaaaaaaaatatgaaacaaattttgtgaaatagaagttataggaaaaaatggaatttaaaaaaaaataggaaacaaattttgtaaaatagaagttataggaagttattaaaaaaaatagaagttataggaaaaaatttgtaaataaaaaaaaaactgtaaaaaaaaattcaaaaataacgaCTAGCTGATGTTAGCTAGTTGTTGGATTCAAAGTTTTCTTTaagcaatcatgtcggttataaccgacataaatatatttatattaaatatacTCATGTCAGTTAtatccgacaggattgctttgatttttGGGCCAGCCCGGGTTGGCCTTTGCCCTTTCAGATTTcctggggcccacgagcccttcggcctagccctcggttggagacaattTTCGGGTTATTTTCGACCCTCTAGCCTTCTGgacccttcagttggagatggcctcagaaaggccagagggctcgttttagctctCTAGCCCTCcatgaaattaatattttaatgaatagtgaatgaccatatttcttaccatcttcaaccgagggccaaagggccatatggCCAAACATAGTGGGGTATtacttgactactacatcaacgggCGTCAGTACAATATGAGGTATTACTTGGTAGATGACGTTTACCCAAAGTTGACGACACTTGTCCAAGTGATTCCAAACCTTGCGAATGATGCCGAAAAGTGGTTTACCTTACAACAAGAGGCATACCGAAAAGATGTTGAGAGTTTTCGGTATTTtacaagcacggtggaagatcatcaaccgacaagagggtggagtaaaaaaaatttggactccatcatgatgtcttacATCATATTACATAACATGAGTGTGGAGGATGAGaaagatgggtatattgatggagagtcaggatccaaataggtcaagaagggctcgtgcaaaaatatatgatgggcctaatttgcctttgaATCCAAGAACTAGTAGTATCTTTTTAAATGAGTACATAAGGCGTTATAGGATGATATGTTCtcgtgccacaaacaagtacctacatcaggatcttgttgcacatttttgggccaaaagaacCATAGAGTGgacgtttaagttttatgttgttaaatgtttttaaaaatgttgtttaagtttcatgttgttaaatgttttttttatgctgtttaatgttatttaatgttgttaaatattttttttatgttgtttaatgttagttaatgttatttaacattgtttaatgttgttttatgttacttaatgttat
Protein-coding sequences here:
- the LOC139193358 gene encoding uncharacterized protein, with amino-acid sequence MSSSVYFVMSSRSIHTFNRSGTEQAALISPHQKVTVALRMMAYGSPADSMDETHGMSKSTCLDTLEQFCDIIVQVYKDEYLREPNQEDLNRAEDRGFPGMIGSLDCIH